A genomic segment from Pseudoduganella chitinolytica encodes:
- the ispB gene encoding octaprenyl diphosphate synthase: MSTQPASQNNIISTIAADMDAVNGVIRQRLHSEVALVNQIAEYIISAGGKRIRPVLVLLVANAYAYKGTAHHELAAVVEFIHTATLLHDDVVDESSLRRGRATANALFGNAASVLVGDFLYSRAFQMMVSLDNMRIMSILSDATNVIAEGEVLQLLNMHDPDVSQDSYLQVIRSKTAKLFEAAAELGALVAGANDEQIAAASEYGRSLGTAFQLIDDVLDYVGDASEIGKNVGDDLREGKPTMPLIYLMEHGTEEQRQLVRSCIETGDEQHFDTILAAITTSGALDYTRREAQVAAQRAIDAIAAMPDSRYKDSLLQLARFAVDRNH, from the coding sequence GCCGACATGGACGCCGTCAACGGCGTGATCCGCCAGCGCCTGCATTCGGAGGTCGCGCTGGTCAACCAGATCGCGGAATACATCATCAGCGCTGGCGGCAAGCGGATCCGTCCCGTGCTGGTGCTGCTGGTGGCGAACGCCTATGCCTACAAGGGCACGGCGCACCACGAGCTGGCGGCCGTCGTGGAGTTCATCCACACGGCTACGCTGCTGCACGACGACGTCGTCGACGAGTCCTCGCTGCGCCGCGGCCGCGCCACCGCCAACGCGCTGTTCGGCAATGCGGCCTCGGTGCTGGTGGGCGACTTCCTGTACTCGCGCGCGTTCCAGATGATGGTCTCGCTGGACAACATGCGCATCATGAGCATCCTGTCCGACGCCACCAACGTCATCGCCGAGGGCGAAGTGCTGCAGCTGTTGAACATGCACGACCCGGACGTCAGCCAGGACAGCTACCTGCAGGTGATCCGCTCCAAGACGGCCAAGCTGTTCGAAGCGGCCGCCGAACTGGGCGCACTGGTCGCCGGCGCCAACGACGAACAGATCGCCGCCGCCAGCGAATACGGCCGCTCGCTGGGCACCGCGTTCCAGCTGATCGACGACGTGCTCGATTACGTGGGCGACGCCAGCGAGATCGGCAAGAACGTGGGCGACGACCTGCGCGAAGGCAAGCCGACGATGCCGCTGATCTACCTGATGGAACACGGCACCGAGGAGCAGCGCCAGCTGGTGCGCTCCTGCATCGAGACGGGCGACGAGCAGCACTTCGACACCATCCTGGCCGCCATCACGACCAGCGGCGCGCTCGACTACACGCGCCGCGAAGCGCAGGTGGCCGCGCAGCGCGCCATCGACGCCATCGCCGCGATGCCGGACAGCCGCTACAAGGATTCGCTGCTGCAGCTGGCCCGCTTCGCCGTCGATCGCAATCACTGA
- a CDS encoding FadR/GntR family transcriptional regulator produces MKKPSGDNGAPEPRLYRVVAERVQQLIQEEQLAPGARLPAERELSAKLSVSRASLREALIALELGGVVEVRGGSGVYVCEQPLPAEVPETGPGPFEVLAARRLIESEIAAIAAKVATAAQVDAILRAVEDMERHHEDRASNEQADRNFHLAIARATGNTAFVGVIEYLWNNRGSLWHKLKEHYQTEELRLETLPDHRKILEAIAARDPAGARHAMRAHLERVTRTFSRG; encoded by the coding sequence ATGAAGAAGCCCAGCGGCGACAACGGCGCCCCCGAACCGCGGCTGTACCGCGTCGTCGCGGAGCGCGTGCAACAGCTGATCCAGGAGGAGCAGCTGGCCCCGGGCGCGCGCCTGCCCGCCGAGCGCGAGCTGTCGGCCAAGCTGTCCGTCAGCCGCGCATCGCTGCGCGAGGCATTGATCGCGCTGGAACTGGGCGGCGTGGTGGAAGTGCGCGGTGGCTCCGGCGTCTATGTCTGCGAACAGCCGCTGCCGGCCGAGGTGCCGGAAACGGGCCCGGGCCCGTTCGAGGTGCTGGCCGCACGCCGCCTGATCGAATCGGAAATCGCGGCCATCGCCGCCAAGGTCGCCACCGCCGCGCAGGTCGATGCGATCCTGCGCGCCGTGGAAGACATGGAACGCCACCACGAGGACCGCGCCAGCAACGAACAGGCCGACCGCAACTTCCACCTCGCCATTGCCCGTGCCACCGGCAACACCGCCTTCGTCGGCGTCATCGAATACCTGTGGAACAACCGCGGCTCCTTGTGGCACAAGCTGAAGGAACACTACCAGACCGAGGAGCTGCGCCTGGAAACGCTGCCCGATCACCGCAAGATCCTGGAAGCCATCGCCGCGCGCGACCCCGCCGGTGCCCGCCATGCGATGCGGGCGCACCTGGAGCGGGTGACGCGGACGTTCTCACGGGGCTGA
- a CDS encoding glycoside hydrolase family 88/105 protein, whose amino-acid sequence MKLKTNVLAALACCTLLGAAHAEGPFRNPDNKNPNDPSEGSYPVPYKMPVATEITDALNRIRTYMDKATPTRVVNRKTGAPITDFRNPVPEAAFEEAAGDYGILVYEMGVVHSGLLRAAEATGDKHFTAMTQRHLQFFADKLPYFRAQEQKFHLERANSFSRFLDPRALDDAGSMCAALMRARAAKVGPDLSGMIATCSDWVANKQFRLADGTMARKRPQAVSLWGDDMYMSIPALAEMGRMTGERKYFDDAVNNVLNMSKYLFNPQLGIYTHGWHAHVPDSPRFYWARANGWAVLAISDLLDVLPKDHPGRDKVLDQLRAALKGIAERQSGTGLWHQMIDRNDSYLETSASAMFVYTIAHAVNQGWISPTVYGSVAQAGWAGLATKINAQGQVEGTCVGTTLASDQVYYYHRPTSVHALHGYGPMLLAGAEMLRLLKNPNVNIEYKVRTYHYQPKGAGKTDYSEHH is encoded by the coding sequence GTGAAACTCAAGACGAACGTGCTGGCCGCGCTGGCCTGCTGCACCCTGCTGGGCGCCGCCCACGCGGAGGGTCCTTTCCGCAATCCCGACAACAAGAACCCGAACGACCCTTCCGAGGGCAGTTATCCGGTACCGTACAAGATGCCGGTGGCGACCGAGATCACCGATGCGCTCAACCGCATCCGGACCTACATGGACAAGGCCACGCCGACCCGTGTCGTCAACCGCAAGACCGGCGCGCCGATCACGGATTTCAGGAATCCGGTGCCCGAGGCGGCCTTCGAGGAAGCGGCCGGCGACTACGGCATCCTGGTCTACGAGATGGGCGTGGTGCATTCCGGCCTGCTGCGTGCGGCCGAAGCGACGGGCGACAAGCACTTTACCGCGATGACGCAGCGGCACCTGCAGTTCTTCGCCGACAAGCTGCCCTACTTCCGCGCCCAGGAACAGAAGTTCCACCTGGAGCGTGCCAACAGCTTCTCGCGCTTCCTCGATCCGCGCGCGCTGGACGACGCCGGCTCGATGTGCGCCGCGCTGATGCGCGCGCGCGCCGCCAAGGTGGGGCCCGACCTGTCCGGGATGATCGCCACCTGCAGCGACTGGGTCGCCAACAAGCAGTTCCGCCTGGCCGACGGCACGATGGCGCGCAAGCGTCCGCAGGCCGTCTCGCTGTGGGGCGACGACATGTACATGAGCATTCCGGCACTGGCCGAGATGGGCCGCATGACGGGCGAGCGCAAGTACTTCGACGATGCAGTCAACAACGTGCTCAATATGAGCAAGTACCTGTTCAACCCGCAGCTGGGTATCTACACTCACGGCTGGCATGCGCACGTGCCGGATTCGCCGCGCTTCTACTGGGCGCGCGCGAACGGCTGGGCCGTGCTGGCGATCAGCGACCTGCTGGACGTGCTGCCGAAGGACCACCCGGGCCGCGACAAGGTGCTGGACCAGCTGCGCGCGGCGCTGAAAGGCATTGCGGAACGCCAGTCCGGCACGGGCCTGTGGCACCAGATGATCGACCGTAACGACTCGTACCTGGAGACGTCGGCCAGCGCCATGTTCGTCTACACGATCGCCCACGCGGTCAACCAGGGCTGGATCAGCCCGACCGTGTACGGCTCGGTGGCGCAGGCCGGCTGGGCGGGGCTGGCGACGAAGATCAACGCACAAGGCCAGGTGGAAGGCACGTGCGTCGGCACGACGCTCGCCTCCGACCAGGTCTATTACTACCATCGCCCCACCAGCGTGCATGCGCTGCACGGCTATGGTCCGATGCTGCTGGCCGGCGCCGAGATGCTGCGCCTGTTGAAGAACCCGAACGTGAACATCGAATACAAGGTCCGCACGTATCACTACCAGCCGAAGGGTGCGGGCAAGACCGACTACAGCGAACATCATTGA
- a CDS encoding DUF4861 domain-containing protein — protein MTLNRSCTAALVASLLLPAAHAASLRVTLSHDLATARPSETVTIPWLEVNKAMPGALIQRIAVKDPAGKAVPYQVTNVAPLAKDPQNVGAAYGELIFQHSFKAGEQSVTYTVETIDGVAPVFPVQAYARYVQERLDDFAWENDKLAHRTYGPALMAPAAPGSGKEVLQTSGLDLWFKRVPYPIVDRWYNKGHDHYHHDEGEGMDMYNVGKSRGAGGTGIWDGKTLYTSVNYASWKVLANGPVRAIFELRYDAWDAAGTPVTEVKRFTVDAGHYLDRIDSTFEFKDKATLTAAVGLNKTPTDKGEQPDIDVHRDVTDGVLLQWVKQKTKGEFGTAIILPGATEFTQDTLNHLVLAPVKAGQPLRYYAGGAWNRAGEITSAAQWKAYVADAAKRARSPVKVALQAQP, from the coding sequence ATGACATTGAACCGCTCCTGCACCGCCGCGCTGGTCGCTTCCCTGCTGCTGCCGGCCGCCCACGCGGCCAGCCTGCGGGTCACGCTGTCGCACGACCTGGCCACGGCACGCCCATCCGAAACCGTGACGATCCCCTGGCTTGAGGTGAACAAGGCCATGCCCGGCGCGCTGATCCAGCGCATCGCCGTCAAGGACCCGGCCGGCAAGGCCGTGCCGTACCAGGTGACGAACGTGGCGCCGCTGGCGAAGGACCCGCAGAACGTGGGCGCGGCCTATGGCGAGCTGATTTTCCAGCACAGCTTCAAGGCCGGCGAGCAAAGCGTCACCTACACCGTCGAAACCATCGACGGCGTGGCGCCCGTGTTCCCCGTACAGGCCTACGCCCGCTACGTGCAGGAGCGCCTGGACGACTTCGCCTGGGAGAACGACAAGCTGGCGCACCGTACCTACGGTCCCGCGCTGATGGCGCCCGCGGCGCCGGGCAGCGGCAAGGAAGTACTGCAGACCAGTGGGCTGGACCTGTGGTTCAAGCGCGTGCCGTATCCGATCGTCGACCGCTGGTACAACAAGGGCCACGACCACTATCACCACGACGAGGGTGAAGGGATGGACATGTACAACGTCGGCAAGTCGCGCGGCGCCGGCGGCACCGGCATCTGGGACGGCAAGACGCTGTACACGAGCGTCAACTACGCCAGCTGGAAGGTGCTGGCCAACGGACCCGTGCGCGCCATCTTCGAGCTGCGCTACGACGCCTGGGACGCGGCCGGCACGCCCGTCACCGAGGTCAAGCGCTTCACGGTGGACGCGGGCCACTACCTGGACCGGATCGACAGCACGTTCGAGTTCAAGGACAAGGCCACGCTGACGGCGGCCGTGGGCCTGAACAAGACCCCGACGGACAAGGGTGAGCAGCCCGACATCGACGTCCACCGCGACGTCACGGACGGCGTGCTGCTGCAGTGGGTGAAGCAGAAGACCAAGGGAGAATTCGGCACGGCCATCATCCTGCCGGGGGCGACGGAGTTCACGCAGGACACCCTGAACCACCTCGTGCTGGCGCCGGTCAAGGCGGGCCAGCCGCTGCGCTACTACGCCGGCGGCGCCTGGAACCGCGCCGGCGAGATCACCAGCGCCGCGCAGTGGAAAGCCTACGTGGCCGATGCCGCCAAGCGGGCGCGCAGTCCCGTCAAGGTCGCCCTGCAGGCGCAACCATAA
- a CDS encoding TonB-dependent receptor, whose product MHPTTSRRAHKRRSARAARFALTSATVLVLGTAAAQTTAPPASADEPTKVVVTGLRASLESALNKKREDNGIVDVIKAEDMGKFPDTNLAESLQRVPGVVINRDAGEGRNITVRGLGQDFTRVRINGIEGLATTGATDSSGGANRSRGFDFNVFASELFSSLTVRKSSSADVDEGSLGATVDLTTMRPFDLKGFNATITAKGKYNDLAEKTDPRVAFLLSNTFMDRKLGVLVSGAYSKRQVLEEGFSTVRWDNGPSSGGWCAPQGVPANPANSTATTCGPAAQGVARLPFSQGAVDAYNAASSAANFTPRIPRYGRLTHDQDRLGLTASVQWRPMRGSLLTFDMLYSKLEASRQEDYLEAISFSRGGTQGGKPQTSVVEALYAPNGALLYGKFNGVDVRAESRYDELTTTFTQPTLTWEQDLAEGWRLNAKLGRAKSKFRNPVQTTTTLDALNVNGYTMDFRNNDRLPAIGYPFDPTQAGGALTIVGVPQVASGTQPSSIPNTTASEIRIRPQGTTNTTDVADVNVSWDVLPDRFSLKAGASAKKYTFDSYEFRRVNQGDTIFAPAAGTSVASLTTMLTGFGKGTDLPAGTPTSWATPNLAAIAQAYDIYCNCIKSGPAGGPGDFTLSSIENANARGNNRSVREEDKGVYLMGDFNTEVAGIPVRGNVGVRYVRTDLSSTGYVATNNGTAVTVDNRYSDTLPAFNVAATLRPDFIVRFGAAKVMTRPQLNDLSPGGTIATTGTLSITSGNPNLKPFRAKTFDSSFEWYFAKNSFLGLGLFQKNIGTYIQSLRTDVRFRDTGLPLSLLPTNFTGDEVFAVTAPVNTEGGKLRGFEINYQQPFTFLPGIGKNFGSLLNYTYVKSTMDYLVSPNGGATIMDDLLNLSPKSWNATFYYDDGRFSARVSTSQRDAFLTRVPGQNNNDVEGKNKSLNVDLSLSYKVNDKLDLTFEGVNLTNEENDQFTSRQRNSVVVNHVTGREYLLGLRYKF is encoded by the coding sequence ATGCACCCCACCACTTCCCGCCGGGCGCACAAGCGCCGCAGCGCGCGCGCAGCACGCTTCGCCCTTACTTCCGCCACCGTACTGGTCCTTGGCACCGCAGCCGCCCAGACCACCGCACCGCCGGCCAGCGCCGACGAGCCCACCAAGGTCGTCGTCACCGGCCTGCGCGCCTCGCTGGAATCGGCACTGAACAAGAAACGCGAGGACAACGGCATCGTCGACGTCATCAAGGCCGAAGACATGGGCAAGTTCCCCGACACGAACCTGGCCGAGTCGCTGCAACGCGTGCCCGGCGTCGTCATCAACCGCGATGCGGGCGAAGGCCGCAACATCACCGTGCGCGGCCTGGGCCAGGACTTTACGCGCGTGCGCATCAACGGCATCGAAGGCCTGGCGACGACGGGCGCGACCGACTCCTCCGGCGGCGCCAACCGCTCGCGCGGCTTCGACTTCAACGTCTTCGCGTCCGAGCTGTTCAGCTCCCTGACCGTTCGTAAAAGCTCGTCGGCCGACGTGGACGAAGGCTCGCTGGGCGCCACCGTGGACCTGACCACGATGCGCCCGTTCGACCTGAAGGGTTTCAACGCGACGATCACCGCGAAGGGCAAGTACAACGACCTGGCCGAGAAGACCGACCCACGCGTGGCGTTCCTGCTGTCGAACACCTTCATGGACCGCAAGCTGGGCGTGCTGGTCTCCGGGGCCTACTCCAAGCGCCAGGTGCTGGAGGAAGGCTTCTCCACCGTGCGCTGGGATAACGGCCCGTCGTCGGGCGGCTGGTGCGCGCCGCAAGGCGTGCCCGCGAATCCCGCCAACTCCACCGCCACCACGTGCGGCCCGGCCGCGCAGGGCGTGGCGCGCCTGCCGTTCTCGCAAGGCGCGGTGGACGCCTACAACGCGGCCAGCAGCGCGGCCAACTTCACGCCGCGCATTCCGCGCTACGGCCGCCTGACGCACGACCAGGACCGCCTCGGCCTGACGGCTTCCGTGCAATGGCGCCCGATGCGCGGATCGCTGCTGACGTTCGACATGCTGTACTCCAAGCTCGAAGCGTCGCGCCAGGAGGACTACCTGGAAGCGATCTCGTTCTCGCGCGGCGGCACCCAGGGCGGCAAGCCGCAGACCAGCGTCGTCGAGGCGCTGTATGCACCGAACGGCGCGCTGCTGTACGGGAAGTTCAACGGCGTGGACGTGCGTGCCGAGTCGCGCTACGACGAGCTGACGACGACGTTCACGCAGCCGACCCTGACGTGGGAACAGGACCTGGCCGAAGGCTGGCGCCTGAACGCCAAACTGGGCCGCGCCAAGTCCAAGTTCCGCAATCCCGTGCAGACGACGACGACGCTGGATGCCCTCAACGTCAACGGCTACACGATGGACTTCCGCAACAACGACCGCCTGCCGGCGATCGGCTATCCGTTCGATCCGACGCAAGCCGGCGGCGCCCTGACGATCGTCGGCGTGCCGCAGGTGGCGAGCGGCACGCAGCCGTCGTCGATCCCGAACACGACGGCCAGCGAGATCCGCATCCGTCCGCAAGGCACCACCAACACGACCGACGTGGCGGACGTCAACGTGTCGTGGGACGTGCTGCCCGACCGCTTCAGCCTGAAGGCCGGCGCCAGCGCCAAGAAGTACACGTTCGATTCGTATGAGTTCCGTCGCGTGAACCAGGGCGACACCATCTTCGCGCCCGCGGCCGGCACGTCGGTCGCCAGCCTGACGACGATGCTGACAGGCTTCGGCAAGGGCACCGACCTGCCGGCCGGCACACCGACCAGCTGGGCGACGCCGAACCTGGCCGCGATCGCGCAGGCCTACGACATCTACTGCAACTGCATCAAGAGCGGCCCGGCCGGCGGCCCCGGCGACTTCACGCTGTCGTCGATCGAGAACGCGAACGCGCGCGGCAACAACCGCTCGGTGCGGGAAGAGGACAAGGGCGTCTACCTGATGGGCGACTTCAACACCGAGGTGGCCGGCATCCCCGTGCGCGGTAACGTGGGCGTGCGCTACGTGCGCACCGACCTGTCGTCCACCGGCTATGTCGCCACCAACAACGGCACCGCCGTGACGGTGGACAACCGCTACTCGGACACGCTGCCGGCCTTTAACGTGGCGGCCACCCTGCGGCCGGACTTCATCGTGCGCTTCGGCGCCGCCAAGGTCATGACGCGCCCGCAGCTGAACGACCTGTCCCCGGGCGGTACGATCGCGACGACGGGTACCCTGTCGATCACGAGCGGCAACCCGAACCTGAAGCCGTTCCGCGCCAAGACGTTCGATTCCAGCTTCGAGTGGTATTTTGCGAAGAACAGCTTCCTCGGCCTGGGCCTGTTCCAGAAGAACATCGGCACGTATATCCAGAGCCTGCGCACCGACGTGCGCTTCCGCGACACGGGCCTGCCGCTGTCGCTGCTGCCGACCAACTTCACGGGCGACGAGGTGTTCGCGGTGACGGCGCCGGTCAACACGGAGGGCGGCAAGCTGCGCGGCTTCGAGATCAATTACCAGCAACCGTTCACGTTCCTGCCGGGGATCGGCAAGAACTTCGGCAGCCTGCTGAACTACACGTACGTCAAGTCGACGATGGACTACCTGGTGTCGCCGAACGGCGGCGCGACGATCATGGACGACCTCCTGAACCTGTCGCCGAAGTCCTGGAACGCCACCTTCTACTACGACGACGGCCGCTTCAGCGCGCGCGTCTCGACATCGCAGCGCGATGCGTTCCTGACCCGTGTGCCGGGCCAGAACAACAACGACGTGGAAGGCAAGAACAAGTCGCTGAACGTGGACCTGTCGCTGTCGTACAAGGTCAACGACAAGCTCGACCTGACGTTCGAAGGCGTCAACCTGACGAACGAGGAGAACGACCAGTTCACCAGCCGCCAGCGCAACAGCGTGGTGGTGAACCACGTGACGGGGCGCGAGTACCTGCTGGGGTTGCGCTACAAGTTCTGA
- the arsC gene encoding arsenate reductase (glutaredoxin) (This arsenate reductase requires both glutathione and glutaredoxin to convert arsenate to arsenite, after which the efflux transporter formed by ArsA and ArsB can extrude the arsenite from the cell, providing resistance.) yields the protein MTVTIYHNNACSNSRGALALIREAGIEPVVIDYLKEPPTRARLAGMIAQAGLTVRGAMRDKGDLYDQLGLADKTLSDDALLDAMIAHPALINRPFVVTEKGVRLCRPPALVQEIL from the coding sequence ATGACCGTCACCATCTACCACAACAACGCATGCAGCAATTCGCGCGGCGCGCTGGCGCTGATCCGCGAGGCGGGCATCGAGCCCGTCGTCATCGACTACCTGAAGGAGCCGCCCACGCGCGCGCGGCTGGCCGGAATGATCGCGCAGGCGGGGTTGACCGTGCGCGGCGCGATGCGCGACAAGGGCGACTTGTACGATCAACTGGGATTGGCCGACAAGACGCTGTCCGATGACGCGCTGCTCGATGCGATGATCGCGCATCCGGCGTTGATCAACCGCCCGTTCGTCGTTACCGAAAAGGGTGTGCGGTTGTGCCGGCCGCCAGCGCTGGTGCAGGAGATCCTGTAA
- a CDS encoding ABC transporter ATP-binding protein/permease: protein MNKPTSAAAGAHDDTPAPPKKRLRAAPLSLAAWKQFVDVAKPYWLEDQKKKAWFLLLLLIALMLVETKLAVMLNDQAGEMTSALAGKDGDRFWNSVRQCLVILAFAIPVYAFYYYMRDLFANQWRQWLTGRFLDGYLKGRKYYELGSDAEIDNPDQRISEDVNTFTGKSIHFLLIFLGSIMQLVAFSAVLWSISHVLVGVLAVYALLGTVIALYVFGTPLIHLNFWQLRREADFRFSLMRLRENAESIAFYRGEAQERAHIDNKLDKVIHNFSRLIKKQRSLNFFQRTFSQLTLVLPFVILAEGVLSGELEVGRAIQAAGAFTAVLTAVGIIVDNFESLSRFVAGIGRLQALANLMLPEAGAKRGSEDQHPRIEKRPAQHLALEAVTLHPPQSERVLIKELTLAVKPGDALLITGDSGCGKSSLLRAIAGLWHKGSGVIHHPPLEEFFFLPQQPYLQSGTLRSQLIYPSAESSLSDDELLDILSQVHLPHLAERVGGLDAVQDWEKLLSVGEQQRLAFGRVLVHEPSIVILDEATSALDCRNEASLYARLRENGATLISIAHRPAVLRHHTHVLRLTGEGKWEIHEASGYRFDESDVTADNGPAPTTPSLKVVVAG from the coding sequence ATGAACAAGCCTACCTCCGCCGCTGCCGGTGCCCATGACGACACCCCGGCGCCTCCCAAGAAAAGACTGCGGGCCGCGCCGCTCTCCCTCGCCGCCTGGAAGCAGTTCGTCGATGTGGCCAAACCTTACTGGCTCGAGGACCAGAAGAAGAAAGCCTGGTTCTTGTTACTGCTGTTGATTGCGTTGATGCTGGTCGAGACCAAGTTGGCCGTCATGCTGAACGACCAGGCTGGCGAAATGACCTCGGCGCTGGCGGGCAAGGATGGCGACCGCTTCTGGAACTCGGTGCGTCAATGCCTGGTCATCCTGGCGTTCGCGATTCCCGTCTATGCGTTCTATTACTATATGCGCGACCTCTTCGCCAACCAGTGGCGGCAATGGCTGACGGGCCGCTTCCTCGACGGCTACCTGAAAGGGCGCAAGTATTACGAACTGGGTTCCGACGCCGAAATCGACAACCCCGACCAGCGCATCAGCGAAGACGTCAATACCTTCACCGGCAAATCCATCCACTTCCTGCTGATCTTCCTGGGCTCGATCATGCAGCTGGTGGCCTTTTCCGCCGTGCTGTGGTCGATCTCGCACGTGCTGGTCGGCGTGCTGGCGGTGTATGCGCTGCTGGGCACCGTCATTGCCCTGTATGTCTTCGGCACCCCGCTGATCCACCTGAACTTCTGGCAGCTGCGGCGGGAAGCGGACTTCCGCTTCAGCCTGATGCGACTGCGCGAAAATGCCGAGTCGATCGCCTTCTACCGGGGCGAAGCCCAGGAGCGCGCGCACATCGACAACAAGCTCGACAAGGTGATTCACAATTTTTCCAGGCTGATCAAGAAGCAGCGCTCCCTGAACTTTTTCCAGCGCACGTTCAGCCAGCTCACGCTGGTGCTGCCGTTCGTCATCCTGGCCGAGGGCGTGCTGTCGGGCGAGCTGGAAGTGGGGCGCGCCATCCAGGCAGCGGGCGCCTTTACGGCCGTGCTCACGGCCGTCGGCATCATTGTCGACAACTTCGAGAGCCTGAGCCGTTTCGTGGCCGGCATCGGCCGCCTGCAGGCATTGGCCAACCTGATGCTGCCGGAGGCGGGAGCGAAGCGCGGCAGCGAAGACCAGCACCCGCGGATCGAAAAGCGGCCGGCACAGCACCTGGCGCTGGAAGCCGTCACGCTGCATCCGCCGCAATCGGAGCGAGTGCTCATCAAGGAGCTGACCCTGGCGGTCAAGCCCGGCGACGCACTGCTCATCACCGGCGACAGCGGCTGCGGCAAGAGCTCGCTGCTGCGGGCGATCGCGGGCCTGTGGCACAAGGGCAGCGGCGTCATCCACCATCCGCCGCTGGAAGAGTTCTTCTTCCTGCCACAGCAGCCCTATCTGCAATCAGGCACGCTGCGCAGCCAGCTCATTTACCCGAGCGCAGAATCGAGCCTCAGCGACGACGAGCTGCTGGACATCCTGAGCCAAGTGCACCTGCCGCACCTGGCCGAGCGCGTGGGCGGCCTGGATGCCGTGCAGGATTGGGAAAAGCTGTTGTCGGTTGGCGAACAGCAGCGCCTGGCGTTCGGCCGCGTGCTGGTGCACGAGCCGAGCATCGTCATCCTGGACGAGGCCACCAGCGCCCTCGATTGCCGCAACGAGGCCTCGCTGTACGCACGCCTGCGCGAGAACGGCGCGACGCTGATCAGCATCGCGCACCGCCCCGCCGTGCTGCGTCACCATACGCACGTGCTGCGCCTGACAGGCGAGGGCAAATGGGAGATTCACGAGGCGAGCGGGTACCGGTTCGATGAATCGGATGTCACTGCGGACAACGGCCCGGCACCGACGACGCCATCGCTCAAGGTGGTTGTTGCGGGGTAG
- a CDS encoding TonB family protein — MTKFQCHYEVLKVTRDAPAEVIRAAYRSLSQKHHPDKNVGNPDAARVMARLNTAYSVLSDAEQRELYDYQILHGRGSHQYEYHESANSSDFNGAPGRASEAAGRNGEPRNSLLNRVRDYVAGRHGRIAAVLLGSAAIVVAVIGRSSWQEQRSMRMLEQAANYTPGAASAPHAGAAVASREQGEMELVGKGATQEPAATGPRAAQEDPAQSGVAARTESPAAAKASDFERLSAMLKSMGLGLHKLDLPTTAPKAKEAAPKAVEPEKAVPAVKASTAASAAAPAPAPAQPARTVAVTEAERPSASDAARADAKPPVEASRASVASAASVSASANAGAAVRQAPIADMRTCAPPTYPPKAHAANETGTVQVALLVAGDGRVVESKVQKSSGSAELDKAARKAFSQCRFKMPSDDKDAEPVWARLEYVFSLD, encoded by the coding sequence ATGACAAAATTTCAATGCCACTACGAAGTCCTCAAAGTCACGCGCGATGCCCCAGCGGAGGTGATCCGCGCCGCCTATCGTTCGCTATCGCAGAAGCACCATCCGGACAAGAACGTGGGTAATCCGGACGCCGCGCGCGTGATGGCACGACTGAACACCGCCTACAGCGTGCTGTCCGACGCGGAGCAGCGCGAACTGTATGACTACCAGATCCTGCATGGACGCGGCTCCCATCAGTACGAATACCACGAGTCCGCCAACTCGAGCGACTTCAATGGCGCGCCGGGGCGAGCCAGCGAGGCAGCCGGGCGGAACGGGGAACCACGCAATTCCTTGCTGAACCGGGTGCGCGACTACGTCGCCGGCCGGCATGGACGGATCGCCGCGGTGCTGCTCGGATCGGCCGCTATCGTTGTGGCGGTCATCGGTCGCTCGAGCTGGCAGGAACAGCGCTCCATGCGCATGCTCGAGCAGGCGGCCAACTATACGCCAGGCGCGGCGTCGGCGCCGCATGCGGGGGCTGCCGTGGCGTCGCGCGAGCAGGGCGAGATGGAACTGGTGGGCAAAGGCGCCACCCAGGAGCCGGCCGCGACCGGCCCGCGTGCCGCGCAGGAGGACCCCGCGCAATCCGGCGTGGCGGCGAGGACGGAGTCACCGGCGGCCGCCAAGGCATCCGATTTCGAGCGCCTGAGCGCCATGTTGAAGAGCATGGGCCTGGGTCTGCACAAGCTGGACTTGCCGACGACCGCGCCCAAGGCCAAGGAAGCAGCGCCGAAAGCGGTGGAGCCGGAGAAAGCCGTCCCCGCGGTAAAAGCCAGCACGGCTGCCAGTGCGGCGGCCCCCGCACCGGCACCCGCGCAGCCCGCCAGGACGGTTGCCGTGACCGAGGCGGAGCGGCCGTCTGCGTCCGACGCAGCGCGCGCCGATGCGAAGCCGCCGGTCGAAGCCAGCCGGGCGAGCGTGGCGTCGGCCGCCAGCGTGAGTGCCAGCGCGAATGCCGGCGCGGCAGTGCGCCAGGCCCCTATTGCCGACATGCGCACGTGCGCGCCGCCAACGTACCCGCCAAAAGCCCATGCCGCCAACGAGACCGGCACGGTGCAGGTGGCACTGCTGGTCGCCGGCGACGGCCGGGTCGTCGAATCGAAGGTACAGAAGTCGAGCGGCTCCGCTGAACTCGACAAGGCGGCCCGCAAGGCCTTCTCGCAGTGCCGCTTCAAGATGCCGAGCGACGACAAGGATGCCGAGCCCGTCTGGGCCAGGCTGGAGTACGTGTTCTCGCTGGACTGA